The Parvibaculaceae bacterium PLY_AMNH_Bact1 genome window below encodes:
- a CDS encoding 50S ribosomal protein L11 methyltransferase (Derived by automated computational analysis using gene prediction method: Protein Homology.) has translation MQTDDLSTAWEDPSAFIRAHTALHEPPLVPELLLHLATEGDTLWHMGEEELTATGLPAPFWAFAWAGGQALARYLLDSPEIIAQKRVLDFGSGSGLVGLAALHAGAASALATDIDVFACAAAELNAQANSVSLSTSSQDLVGQDGPWDTILVGDMCYEQPLAGEVETWLQDQASKGIDVFIGDPGRTYLPKDRLQKLISYAVKTSRELEDTDVRNTSVWRFS, from the coding sequence CTGCAAACTGACGACCTGTCCACTGCCTGGGAAGACCCTTCCGCGTTTATCCGAGCACATACCGCATTGCACGAGCCACCTCTCGTGCCGGAACTTCTTTTACATCTGGCAACCGAGGGCGACACCCTCTGGCACATGGGTGAGGAGGAACTGACTGCGACCGGACTTCCAGCGCCCTTTTGGGCCTTTGCCTGGGCAGGCGGACAAGCTCTTGCCCGCTATCTGCTCGACAGTCCGGAAATCATCGCTCAGAAGAGGGTGCTCGACTTTGGCTCCGGGTCGGGGCTGGTTGGCCTCGCCGCCCTGCATGCTGGCGCCGCGTCAGCGCTGGCTACAGATATTGATGTTTTTGCGTGTGCCGCGGCAGAGCTCAATGCTCAGGCCAACAGTGTTTCACTCTCAACAAGCTCGCAAGATCTCGTAGGCCAGGATGGTCCTTGGGATACCATCCTTGTCGGTGACATGTGCTACGAGCAACCGCTCGCTGGCGAAGTCGAAACATGGCTACAGGACCAAGCTTCGAAAGGGATAGACGTGTTCATCGGAGATCCGGGGCGCACCTATCTTCCCAAAGACCGGCTTCAGAAACTGATTTCCTATGCCGTGAAAACGTCGCGGGAGCTGGAAGACACAGACGTACGAAACACGTCTGTCTGGCGGTTCTCCTGA
- a CDS encoding fatty acid desaturase family protein (Derived by automated computational analysis using gene prediction method: Protein Homology.) produces the protein MKKVKAQDLLTDEQIAVVRERSDLRAIWIAAHAWGTCFAAMALFVYFPNPITFILAFLIIGSRQLGLAILMHDASHGVLAKSPKLNEFIGQWLGAYPLMAETWSYRRYHLKHHNSTQQTDDPDLILSAPFPITKKSFRRKMWRDITGQTGYQQRKAQIVSAIGPAGTPFADRIKRYWSKLGRATVTHLILFAGLTATGHWYLYFVLWLLPFLTWHQLITRIRNIAEHAMVPDSDDVFRSSRTTVLSLWERAFFGPYWVNYHVEHHLMMWIPCYNLPKAQEFLKANGHWDRMETKNGYWEVIKMATSKPDDEDKPGEVIHNTRRRVAGITSEGFEAAN, from the coding sequence ATGAAAAAAGTCAAAGCACAAGACCTTCTCACCGACGAACAGATTGCCGTCGTCCGCGAACGTTCTGATCTTCGTGCAATATGGATCGCCGCTCATGCCTGGGGAACGTGCTTTGCCGCTATGGCACTGTTCGTCTATTTCCCAAATCCGATTACCTTCATTCTTGCGTTCTTGATTATCGGCAGTCGACAGTTGGGTCTGGCCATTCTCATGCATGATGCGTCTCATGGCGTTCTGGCCAAATCGCCAAAGCTCAATGAGTTCATTGGTCAATGGCTCGGCGCCTATCCATTGATGGCCGAAACCTGGTCCTATCGGCGCTATCACCTGAAGCACCATAATAGTACTCAGCAGACAGACGACCCGGATTTGATCCTTTCCGCTCCGTTCCCCATCACAAAAAAGAGCTTCCGGCGAAAAATGTGGCGGGACATTACAGGCCAGACAGGATACCAGCAGCGTAAAGCTCAAATCGTGAGCGCCATTGGTCCTGCAGGTACGCCGTTTGCCGATCGTATTAAACGCTATTGGTCAAAACTGGGTCGCGCGACCGTCACGCATCTCATCCTGTTTGCAGGTCTTACCGCGACAGGGCACTGGTATCTCTATTTCGTTCTGTGGCTGCTCCCCTTCCTGACTTGGCATCAGCTTATCACCCGTATTCGGAACATCGCCGAACATGCCATGGTGCCGGACAGCGATGATGTTTTCCGCTCATCCCGGACAACGGTGCTTAGCCTTTGGGAACGCGCGTTTTTTGGGCCCTATTGGGTCAACTATCATGTCGAACATCATTTGATGATGTGGATCCCCTGCTACAACCTTCCCAAAGCGCAGGAATTCCTCAAAGCCAACGGGCATTGGGACCGAATGGAAACCAAGAATGGATATTGGGAAGTGATCAAGATGGCGACGTCAAAACCGGACGACGAGGACAAACCAGGCGAAGTCATTCACAACACACGACGCCGGGTTGCCGGCATTACGTCGGAAGGGTTTGAAGCTGCAAACTGA
- a CDS encoding DUF6101 family protein (Derived by automated computational analysis using gene prediction method: Protein Homology.): protein MRFFADKGDADRFRRCWTSAGFDADPYRLPSSLTVPFQPAWRRALGFVRYATIYRDRIVVQDSSPPLGVWEWEAPVTEFSGVVMAIAYKGRDREAPVILIELCHPDPTKTITVHASFDGADAGARWRSWASVLNLPLLVQDRSGDLRETSEQIGALKTQAPQPHRGASPLTMRRPLSFGFTGRPRQWSDRVSASRPHAY, encoded by the coding sequence ATGCGATTTTTCGCTGATAAAGGTGACGCAGATCGGTTTCGCAGATGCTGGACATCTGCTGGGTTTGACGCAGATCCCTACCGCCTTCCTTCCAGCCTGACAGTTCCATTTCAGCCAGCCTGGCGCCGCGCCCTTGGCTTTGTCCGCTATGCAACCATCTATCGGGATCGCATTGTCGTTCAGGACAGCTCGCCGCCTCTTGGTGTGTGGGAGTGGGAGGCGCCAGTGACTGAGTTCTCAGGCGTGGTGATGGCAATTGCGTATAAAGGTCGGGACCGCGAGGCCCCAGTGATATTGATTGAGCTGTGCCATCCCGACCCCACGAAAACCATAACTGTTCATGCTTCATTTGATGGCGCTGACGCAGGCGCGCGGTGGCGCTCCTGGGCAAGTGTCTTGAACCTGCCTTTACTTGTGCAGGACCGAAGCGGCGATTTGCGCGAAACGTCAGAACAGATTGGTGCGCTCAAAACACAGGCTCCGCAGCCCCATCGTGGCGCAAGCCCTTTGACAATGCGGCGTCCTCTAAGCTTTGGCTTCACCGGCAGGCCACGACAATGGAGTGACCGGGTATCCGCCTCCCGGCCACATGCATATTGA
- a CDS encoding MarR family transcriptional regulator (Derived by automated computational analysis using gene prediction method: Protein Homology.) yields MNHMSHPPRIFHLMQLAHRALFRAADQRLQASLGISAVQQGALFVIGKQAPCKPSAIAKALDMNKSAVTTLLTRLETAGFIHRVADVQDKRAQCISLTPKGKEAIRKSVPLTKQANADLLEGFAPHDVETIERFLTQVISTSARAASLTSAGPSPK; encoded by the coding sequence ATGAACCATATGTCTCACCCACCCCGCATATTCCATCTTATGCAGCTCGCCCATCGCGCGCTTTTCCGAGCCGCCGATCAGCGTTTGCAGGCGTCGCTAGGCATCAGTGCCGTTCAGCAAGGGGCTCTCTTTGTCATCGGCAAACAGGCACCCTGCAAACCCTCTGCGATCGCTAAAGCGTTGGACATGAATAAGTCTGCCGTAACCACTCTCCTCACGCGTCTGGAGACAGCCGGGTTCATCCACCGGGTTGCTGACGTGCAAGATAAGCGTGCGCAATGCATTAGCCTCACCCCCAAAGGTAAAGAAGCCATCCGGAAGTCTGTCCCGCTGACAAAGCAGGCCAATGCAGACCTCCTTGAAGGCTTCGCCCCCCACGATGTGGAAACCATTGAACGGTTTCTCACCCAAGTCATTTCAACATCGGCCCGCGCTGCGTCTCTGACAAGCGCGGGACCTTCCCCCAAATAG
- a CDS encoding MAPEG family protein (Derived by automated computational analysis using gene prediction method: Protein Homology.) gives MIDNPLQMVGLYIAINLLLNLALAYRVSATRLKTNVMTGTGDHEPLYKSTRAHIVNSEYTPIGLIGLIGLFILSASIWIIHAAGIALTMGRVLHAIGLYISADSTRPRLWGTLLTWLGQLITGVGCLYFSLTYTI, from the coding sequence ATGATCGACAACCCGCTTCAAATGGTCGGGCTTTACATTGCGATAAACCTGCTTTTGAACCTAGCGTTGGCCTACAGGGTTTCTGCCACCCGCCTTAAGACCAATGTCATGACCGGGACAGGCGATCACGAGCCGCTTTACAAATCCACGCGGGCGCACATTGTGAATAGTGAATACACGCCCATTGGCCTGATTGGTCTCATCGGGCTCTTCATATTGTCAGCCTCAATTTGGATCATTCACGCTGCGGGCATCGCTCTTACCATGGGGCGCGTGTTACATGCGATCGGCCTCTACATCTCCGCTGACAGCACGCGGCCGAGACTTTGGGGCACATTGCTCACCTGGCTCGGGCAGCTCATCACGGGTGTTGGGTGTCTCTACTTTTCGCTCACCTACACAATCTGA
- a CDS encoding enoyl-CoA hydratase (Derived by automated computational analysis using gene prediction method: Protein Homology.): MIATSDHIQVQKEAGVLTLTMNRPEKKNALTQDMYAALADNVVAAQTDPDTRVVLITGSGDSFTAGNDLGDFAGSDDVPKGENELPPVGRYLQAILNAEKPIVAAVNGLAIGVGVTMLLHCDLVYASPNATFQTPFVNLGLVPEAGSSLLLPNLIGTQKANDMFLLGTKVSAEDGEKMGLVCSIFDENALLAEATVRAKALAAKAPNAVKLTKQLVRKEHANVAQQMADESVHFSAQLKTAEFAEAAMAFAERRAPDFSKI, from the coding sequence ATGATTGCGACATCTGACCATATTCAGGTTCAAAAGGAAGCCGGCGTTCTCACGCTCACCATGAACCGACCGGAAAAGAAAAATGCGCTCACCCAAGACATGTATGCGGCCCTTGCGGACAATGTCGTCGCCGCTCAAACAGACCCGGATACCCGTGTGGTCTTGATCACCGGGTCAGGCGATTCTTTTACCGCTGGCAATGATCTGGGGGACTTTGCAGGCAGTGATGATGTGCCCAAAGGCGAAAATGAATTACCGCCCGTCGGACGTTACCTCCAGGCCATCCTCAATGCTGAAAAACCCATTGTCGCTGCGGTGAACGGCCTTGCCATCGGCGTTGGCGTCACCATGCTCTTGCACTGTGACCTGGTCTATGCATCCCCTAATGCGACCTTCCAGACACCCTTTGTCAATCTGGGGCTGGTTCCTGAAGCAGGATCCAGCCTGCTATTGCCCAATCTGATTGGGACACAAAAAGCCAATGACATGTTCCTGTTGGGGACAAAGGTCAGCGCCGAGGACGGGGAGAAGATGGGCCTTGTCTGCTCCATATTCGATGAGAACGCTCTTCTTGCAGAAGCAACCGTTCGCGCCAAAGCCCTTGCCGCTAAAGCACCCAATGCGGTGAAGCTCACCAAGCAGCTTGTCCGCAAGGAACATGCAAATGTTGCGCAGCAAATGGCAGATGAAAGCGTGCACTTTTCAGCACAGCTCAAGACAGCCGAATTTGCCGAAGCGGCAATGGCATTTGCAGAACGAAGGGCGCCTGATTTCTCAAAAATCTGA